A segment of the Necator americanus strain Aroian chromosome IV, whole genome shotgun sequence genome:
CGGTATAATGAAGGCTGTGGCTATCTATACTTGCAAATCGCatatctatatttttattttgtctcCTACtccatataaatataaatgtatgtCTGGATGAACTATATTTCTCGAGTacagaattcgaaaaaaaaaaatttgcaaactttCAAAGGTATCTTCAATAAACTGAGGGTCTGGTCCAATTCCTCTGACAAATAATTCAACACTGAACTACCCTTACTTTACTTGGCTCCAATGAAGGAATTTCGCTTTACTAATctaattgtgtttttttttgcgccatTAAAGTTTAATAATGGCTGATGAAGAACGGTGCGCCGCGTTTATACTCGCCAATATCGCTCGCTCTTCTCCAAGAAGGCACACTGCTGCGCAAGAGGTCGTAGCTAACTTCACAAGTTTGATGCGTCTCGCCAAATGAATGGTGCTAGGATTCTGCGTACGACAGAATTGTGGAGATATACCTCTGGCGTCGTTAGTCCCCTGCCTGGAGAACACTACAGTAATCTTTCGAGACATTCTCGGCCCTTCTCCTACATTTCCCCCCGGATCCTCACTGTCGCTTTCCAGCATTGAATCATTACTGTATTAACTAATGATTATCTTATGATATCTGCTCTTGGGAAATTGAACGtggggtgcatcccaagcagattgattaacgccagaaactttatctgcTCTTATTTTTGGGTTTGATTTTCACATATTTGGCACATTTTGACTCTGACAACAACGTAAAAACTTCGATGGGGTTATCGCCTGAGAagtacaatatttttttttcatcaaagttCACGtctaataatgaaaatatttctctcacTACGTAAACGTTCGTTGTTTCTTCTCCGCGGCTTACTGTATTCCTTCAACACATTGACCGCCACgggaaaactatgaaaacgaCGTCAGCCATTTTTCACCGTCGAACAATCACATCAAACATTTCAACTCCTTAACTCCTTAAGTGTGATTTCCTGCTATTTAaaacaaagataaaataagtaaataaatcaattaaaaatagtagataaataagtagtaataaataaaagtagtaaTTCCTCCGAAACCGCCGAAATAGCTTcacacaaaacacaaaaagaaataaataaatgaagtaaaaacaatGGATAAATAATTAATCACTTCTATCGCCTTGAAATGggcaataataaaaaaatttgaagtcaCCGAAACGTTTCATGAACCGGAACGAAGAACCGAGTCAGAGACCTCAGTATTCGCTCGTTCCTTCTCTCCGATGAAAAATGATCGTTCATCCATCCATCACAATTAGCGTCCATGATTCATGCATGTAACTTTAGATCATAATACTTTATAATAACAGGTTTTATAATAACAGGTTTATTCCGTAACTTCCAGAGAAGGTCAGAGTAAGCTTGTTTGATCTCTGTCTTCTGAAAAGCTAGTCCTTAGCTTGATTTGTTACAAGCATATGAGCTGTTAGAAGGAAACTAGTAAACTAATTAGCTGGTGACTCCAAACAAGTTTTCTAGTCGATGACTAACTAAAAACTTGTTTGTATCTTGTTGTTGAAATCTATGCAAACAATTTGATCCTGGTAGGAGGCTCACGCTTTTCTGCCGCATCGACAGTGTACTCCAACTGCTTTACTTtcacttttccagaaataaaatattccttATCACATACGTCGCAAAAACTCATACAACCTACTTCAGGATGTCAGAGCATCACTATCTGTACAACGGGGGATAAACAAAGACCATTCgttgattattgattgatgacAACAGGGGCGAGGGTACCCCAGTTGGCAAGAGGACCCGCtgcgactgcacgatcgatcgatggttcgaattcGCGCTggagccaaccaagcctttcatcccacaaggatcgataaattgatatcaGACCTctcttggaggataaaaacactgtcttgaCATAACGGCTAACCCTCCACGAGCCATTGTACAGGCTAGTTACGTGtgcgtaaacctcaaacgattctgaattgaagtgaaggatgattgtggattgattaacaccatgTGGATTAATTAACACCAGATACTGTATCCACTCTAATTTATTGATGATAACAACCAATACAATTACAatgctatttattttaatcatGACGTCATATATGACTTTACCACTACTCATCAATGAAAACACCGCCATCAGCAGCACAATAACTCGCACATGTCCCTCTCGCACCAGGTTGGCCGGGAGGTCCAACAGGGCCTGGCATCCCCGGTGGTCCATCATCACCTGGCAATCCGTTCAGCCCTGGAGATCCTTTCAGGCCAGGTGCTCCAGCGGATCCACCACCACCAGGTATCCCGGGCTGTCCAGGTGCACCTGGAGCACCAGGTCTTCCTGATTTACCCGCGAGTCCAGGAATCGGAAGCACTTCTGGGGCAGGGGTTCCTAAAATTCAACTCTAAAAATGCTCCAAATTCTTTTAAAGGTTATGAGTTTGTCGATCCGATTAGAAACAGCTACTAGAGAGAAGTGAACTGACCCGGTTTGCCATCCACTCCTGGTTTCCCATCTTCACCTGACTCTCCTGAAAGCCCTGGAGGGCCAGGTGGTCCCGGTGCTCCGTCTTCACCAGGGATTCCAGGTGTCCCTGCGTGACCTGGTTCACCTGATTCACCCTGAGCCCCAGGTAATCCGGGTGGTCCAGGTGGACAAGAAGGGCAAGGAGGACCGGTGACCAAACTGCACGGTGGCTGGGGTGGTCTCCCTGGATTGCCAGGCATTCCCGGTGACCCTGATCTCCCTGGCTTTCCAGGTTTACCGGGTGCGCCAGCTACGCCTGAAGGTCCTGGAAGGCAGCAGTTCTCACATTTAAGGTCAGATGTTGATGTGTCCTCAGTCCCAGACTCGTACGTTTGGTTGTGATACGCTTGTCTCACTAATCGTCCTCCTTCATAAGGAATGGTTCTCATATTCTGTACTTCCTCCCAAATATCTTTGCCGGACTCCTAAAACTTCCAACATTCAACCGTAATGACaaacatcaaattttgaaaaggatcaAACTCTAAGACCAGCTGTGACACCTACGTTATTTAGAAGTATTGAATATCACTACTTTTCAGGAAGACTCAGGAGCAAAAGTACGGGaggctttaaaggcagcgtatcacgaaattgacgtggtacggaaaccTCAGGGAActcgtagagttcgggttggaTTAATTAACCCCAACGTGGCTCCGCTTAACTTCACCTAatcgtcatttaaaaaaaacggcgtgggaatggGGTTCATTACTATGAGGTTTGTTAGGACGCGTCCcattgtacacgctccggtccctTCAGCCATTCGTCTGTTCTATTTGAAGAGGCTGGTAAGGATCAATCATCGAGCTTCAAACGCTCGCTCtcggatgcgacgcgtgcacagaGGTGGTGCGTTCCAGCGCACCTCGTAGGGAAAAACGCcatcttccacgccgttttttttatctcgATTAAGGgaagttgagcggagccacgctgagttccgtaatctacaacccgaacctCTTCGACTTCTCTGGGGTTTCAGTGCTACATCAATTTcctgcctttaaattaaacGTCCAAAACAATTCTGCCcactccttaaaggcatcaccccacgaatctggggtggtgcagatttcagatggagtattcgtatacgggatgggagactatggagagaggttgatttcgtccatttcttccttattgccataaaaaaacggcccggaagatgcggcgccgcgcaatgctggcgcgctccagtcgaagttcctgtagaaaatattgcgccagtacgcctgaagccgtatcttccgggccgttttttacggcaattaggaagaaatggacggaatcaccccctctccatagtctcccatcccgtatacgaatactccacttgaaatccgtaccacctcagattcgtggagtgatgcctttaactcgaCAGGACACCACATCTCCCCCATATAGTATGTACAACTAGTTTCAGAACAATCATGCCACTATAACAAGACTTTTGTGACCGGAATTTTTGTCCTGTTTGCcttttttaaacagaaaattGCTCAACGAGAACAGCAACATTGTTTAGCTTAAGGGGACAACATCGGTGCCTAAATGACCACTTCAAAGCAAGAAATTTACGTTGTCAATAAATCCAGTCAAAATAAGAAACAGAACTAAAAATATGTGCGCTTCTATCCCATTAATCCACAGAGAAAGATtgaaaatcccagaaatcTCTACGTCAAAAACATGGTTAACGTACTTCTGACATTTGCCACAAAGACCTTACTTATACACGAAGTGGATTTAGGTGTTAAACTGACATGGCCCACTGGTCATTGGTAAATATTCAGAGCGGAACCTCCCGCAGCCGGGTGGAGGATTAGATAGGAGTCAGAGCGGTAAGAGGTGATAGACTTACCGCAGAAgtttctgggatttttctgGGGCAAAATGATTGGCGATTGTTTGCTGCGGTTCTGCCCTGATAGAAAATGCGAAAAGAAGTTATCGCAATCCCAGAAATTTCCACCCCAAAATCAAATGTCGGAAGTCAGTGGACTTCCGACATTTGTCAGCCCGGACTTCTCTTAAACAAGAAATGGCGTTGAATGTTAAGAGAATATGCTCACCCAACAAAACTGGACTTCCTCGTTTAAGCTACGCTTCACGTAGTTCACATACTTGTAGAGAAGTGGTACAGTAGCGGAAACGGCCAGAACGGACAGGACAGATAAAGCAACGGATGCGTAGGCAACGAGGCGAAGCATCTTCACCTTGAAGAGgataaataaaacattataCATCAccataaacaacaataaaacattATACATTATCATAAACAAGACcattaaaacaaataataaaatgttatgAGCTTCATTAGGgaactttcaaaaagaacaacacTAAGAGAAGAAGTTTTACACAAGAGCTTACCTTTATTTCCGTTTCCATGGCGGCTGAATGAGACCGATGAAGACACGAAGACTAGTAGTAAATCCACAGGATTCATTTGTAGACCATAGCGAAACTGCGCGCATAACATAGAGTAGCCGGATAGCTGGAAAGTAATTCACGACTCACTAATGGGTATGAAATGATGGTTTGCGCCCGAATGAATCCAGACGCAATTAGACCGAAGAGACCCTCTTAGAGATTGTCTAGGTCACACGAcaaccatcttttttttccatagactccactaaagaaaaaaaaactgtgaaaactCTCGTAACTATTCAGAACTTTCTCACTAACATACTAACCCATTGATCCTATTTCAGACGCTTATCCAGCCCTAGTGTGTTGTTATAACTTTGAAATAACTTAATAACTttgttataatattttttgaaaac
Coding sequences within it:
- a CDS encoding hypothetical protein (NECATOR_CHRIV.G13565.T1), with the translated sequence METEIKVKMLRLVAYASVALSVLSVLAVSATVPLLYKYVNYVKRSLNEEVQFCWESGKDIWEEVQNMRTIPYEGGRLVRQAYHNQTYESGTEDTSTSDLKCENCCLPGPSGVAGAPGKPGKPGRSGSPGMPGNPGRPPQPPCSLVTGPPCPSCPPGPPGLPGAQGESGEPGHAGTPGIPGEDGAPGPPGPPGLSGESGEDGKPGVDGKPGTPAPEVLPIPGLAGKSGRPGAPGAPGQPGIPGGGGSAGAPGLKGSPGLNGLPGDDGPPGMPGPVGPPGQPGARGTCASYCAADGGVFIDE